A window from Thiosulfatimonas sediminis encodes these proteins:
- a CDS encoding YgaP family membrane protein, translating into MNVGLLDRSIRIVLGAALIALAYFDIIGVWGYIGAIPLFTGLVKWCPLYTLLGVQTCPVHAHIKYEK; encoded by the coding sequence ATGAACGTTGGTTTATTAGATCGCAGTATTCGTATTGTTTTAGGCGCAGCTTTGATTGCTTTGGCCTACTTCGACATCATTGGCGTTTGGGGTTACATCGGTGCAATTCCGTTGTTCACCGGACTGGTCAAATGGTGTCCGCTTTACACGCTACTTGGCGTGCAAACCTGCCCAGTACACGCGCACATCAAATACGAAAAATAA
- a CDS encoding winged helix-turn-helix domain-containing protein, translating to MTLLADKTAALGASQAAELAEQDKIPGGAYSDWLHARLWIKGKNRSFIGIGRVELLENIARYGSMNQAAKEMGMSYKKAWKLVDELNEIYEQPLVAKAQGGKSGGGSVLTPKGEALVALFRQLEQGLSDHLQQASQQIEAFNQQ from the coding sequence ATGACGCTTTTGGCTGATAAAACTGCTGCGCTGGGCGCCAGTCAAGCCGCTGAATTGGCTGAGCAGGATAAAATTCCAGGCGGAGCTTATTCGGATTGGTTGCACGCACGTTTGTGGATTAAAGGTAAGAACCGGAGTTTTATCGGCATTGGACGCGTCGAATTATTGGAGAATATCGCTCGTTACGGTTCGATGAATCAAGCGGCCAAAGAGATGGGAATGTCTTATAAAAAAGCTTGGAAGTTGGTGGATGAGCTCAATGAGATTTACGAGCAACCGTTGGTTGCAAAAGCGCAAGGTGGTAAGTCCGGCGGTGGCAGTGTCTTAACGCCGAAAGGTGAGGCATTGGTTGCGTTATTTCGGCAACTAGAGCAAGGGTTGTCGGATCATTTACAGCAAGCCAGTCAGCAGATTGAGGCATTTAATCAGCAATAA